A genomic region of Danio aesculapii chromosome 21, fDanAes4.1, whole genome shotgun sequence contains the following coding sequences:
- the LOC130214172 gene encoding homer protein homolog 1 — MGEQPIFSTRAHVFQIDPNTKKNWVPTSKHAVTVSYFYDSTRNVYRIISLDGSKAIINSTITPNMTFTKTSHKFGQWADSRANTVYGLGFSSETQLNKFAEKFSEFKEAARLAKEKSQEKMELTSTPSQESAAGDLQSPVTPESINGTEERDRETPDAALNAGCRLELNAVPLPHSSTSITKHWEAELAALKGNNAKLTAALLESTANVKQWKQQLAAYQDEAERLHKRVTELECVSGQTTGIKTQKTELNQTIEELEAELKAKEEELEKLKEEVENTTELQTQRDQLRHKLQETELRNEELELQLVGLEQRVESRRLEEQSFRKSLRSLLQMLDGKIFELSALRDSLAKLMDSHSS, encoded by the exons ATggg AGAGCAGCCGATCTTCAGCACCAGAGCTCATGTCTTCCAGATCGACCCGAACACTAAGAAGAACTGGGTTCCCACCAGCAAACACGCCGTCACTGTGTCCTACTTCTACGACAGCACACGCAACGTTTACCGCATCATCAGCCTCGACGGGTCAAAG gccATCATCAACAGCACCATCACCCCCAACATGACCTTCACTAAAACCTCACACAAGTTCGGTCAGTGGGCCGACAGTCGAGCTAACACCGTCTACGGCCTGGGCTTCTCTTCTGAGACGCAGCTcaacaag tttgcagagaagttttcagagtttaaagaAGCGGCGCGGCTGGCCAAGGAGAAATCTCAGGAGAAGATGGAGCTGACCAGCACACCgtcacag GAATCTGCTGCTGGTGATCTTCAGTCTCCTGTGACTCCAGAGAGCATCAACGGCACagaggagagagacagagaaacgCCTGACGCTGCACTCAACGCCGGCTGCAGACTGGAGCTTAACGCTGTACCCTTACCACACAG ctccACCTCCATCACTAAGCACTGGGAGGCTGAGCTAGCGGCGCTGAAGGGAAACAATGCTAAGCTAACGGCGGCACTGTTGGAGTCGACGGCTAACGTCAAGCAGTGGAAGCAGCAGCTGGCGGCGTATCAGGACGAGGCCGAGAGACTGCACAAACGG gtcacAGAGCTGGAGTGTGTGAGTGGACAAACCACCGGCATCAAGACACAGAAGACGGAGCTGAACCAAACCATTGAAGAGCTGGAGGCTGAACTAAAGGCCAAAGAGGag GAACTGGAGAAGCTGAAGGAGGAAGTAGAAAACACCACAGAGCTGCAGACACAGAGGGATCAGCTCAGACACAAACTGCAG gagacGGAGCTGCGTAACGAGGAGCTGGAGCTGCAGCTGGTGGGTCTGGAGCAGCGTGTGGAGAGCAGGCGTCTGGAGGAGCAGAGCTTCAGGAAGAGTCTCCGCTCACTGCTGCAGATGCTGGACGGCAAGATCTTTGAGCTGAGCGCACTCAGAGACAGCCTGGCCAAGCTGATGGACAGCCACAGCagctag